A region of the Campylobacter cuniculorum DSM 23162 = LMG 24588 genome:
GCATTTTGCAAAAATGGAAATTTTCGATGATTTTTTCTTTAGAACGATTCCTTTTATAAATTTTTCCAGGATCGGTCCATTTTGCATTTTCTCCGCTACTATCTAAAGAAAATGGGATTTTATAAAGTTTTAAATTTCTTAAAATACTTTCTTGTTCGCGTTTAATCTTTAAATTAGGCGATAAAGAATAATCACTAATGGTCACCTTTCTAAATTTTGAAGAATGCTTTAGTGCTTTTAGTAAATCGTCGCTAAAATCAACTGTTCCATTGCTAACCAAAGAAAAAGTATAAATTTTATCTTGTTGTTCTAAATACTCTACAAGTTCGGGCAATTCTTTGAAAAGCAAAGGCTCACCACCTATGATTCTAAGCCTTTGTATGCTATCGACCCTTTTAAACAAAGCTTCTAAGGATTCTTTTAGTCCTTGCAAAGTGGAGGCGTATTGTTTTTGTGGCTCAAAATATTGCATAAGATTGTTGCAAGATTCGCAACGCATTGTGCATTTTGTCGTTAAGACAAGTTCCAAATAGGGCAAATCCACCTTACCCTGCAAAACCCTTTTTTCAAAATAAGATTTTAAGAAAAATTTTTTCATAAGACTCGCAAAAGGAATTCTAAATACACGCGAAATTCCTCTTTTTCCGTTTAAATATGAAGCACGCCAAGAAATGTTTGGTTTAATGTATCGCTCTTTAAATACAGCATTTTGTAAATATTTATGGGGGGGGGTATAAGCAGTTTTTATCATTAAAATCCTCCAAGAATAAATTTGCAAATTATATAAAAAATTAATTAAAATTATTCTTTGATTTGAGAAAGAAAAAAGGCACAATCACAGCATAAATCACCACAGCCCAAACTAAAAACATAGGAATGAGTCCGATTTGTCGCACGATGGGTTGAGAGATAATGGGCGAGAGAAATTGCCCTAAAAAGATACAACTTGCAAGGATTCCATAGGCTCTTGCCCTTGCATTTTCTGGGCAGATTGAAAACAAATAGGCAGAATTATTCACAAGCATAATTCCCCCGCCCATTCCAAGCAAGGCTAAAGAGATAAGGACATTGACATAGCTGTGAATGAAATATAAAAGCAAGAAAGAAGTCCCTACAATAAAGAGCGTGAGAATGTAGATTTGCTTGATATTAAGAACCTTAACAATGACCTTATAACTCAAAGAGAAAAAGCCATAACAAAAAGCTGAAACAGACATTGAAACGCCTATGTATTTAGGGTCAAGCCCCAAATGCTCCTCGATATAATAGGGAAGTTGCGTTGGAGAAATATAATAAATCACCATAATAAAAAATCCTATAAAATAAATAGGAAAAAACTGCCAATAATTCGCCTTTGCTTCCACTTCAGTGTGATTGTAAAATTTAAATTTTCTAGGCTCAAAAAGATACATAAATGCTAAAAGTGTGATTAAAATTCCAAGTCCATAGACCAAAAAAGGATAGCACCAAGAATAGCTTGAAAGATAACCTGCAATAGAAATGAAAATTGCCCCACCTATTGCACAAAAAAATCCCTGCCAACTCAACGCATTTTCTCTGCGGTTAAATCCCCCATAACTATAATAATCTCCAAGCAAGGCTGAAGCTCCCGTCATAATGAAGGCTGTTGCCATTCCAAAAATCGCCCTTGAAGTGAGAATCGCATAAATATCATTTAAGAAAAATCCGCTCACGCCCGATAGCGTCCATATAATCATCGCAGGGAAAACAAAACAAAGTTTGCCAAATTTATCCATAAGCATTCCTGCAATGGGAGAGAGTATCACAACAAAAATTGCAGGAATGGTCAGCACAAGACGCGTTAAAATATCCAAATGCTCAAAAGCAAAAATTTCTAAAAATGAAGTTTGATTTTGCAAAATTTCTTCAAAATGCCTCGTGATTGTCGGTAAAGCTGAAGTTATCACAACGCTACCTAGAACGGTCATCGCCGCCATAGAAAAGAGGGCGATTTTAAAAGCGGGATTTTCTGTAATTTCAACGAGTTTTTTGTCAAGCTTTGTGTCATTAGGGTGAAATTTGTGTTGTTTTTTGGGCATAATATGTTCCTTTTTGTTATATAAATGAATTGATTTTATAATAAATCCTTTTAGCTTAAAACTTCTTTATAACTGAAAAATAATCAATGAAGGACATTTGAGAAAAGAGGGATCATTGAGCATTTTCAAAGTCTTTTAAATCGATTTTGCAAAATTTAAATTTTGTCTCATAGAAAAAAATTAAATAAAAAAATAATTGATAATAAATTTTATCTCAATATTGATATAAACTGATATAAAATTTAAAATACAAAATGTTTTAATGATTGATTTCAATGCATATAATTTTATACTACTTTTTTATACTACTTTGCAAAATTATAAAGATTCTAGGATTTTTATATTGATTAAAAATTTTTAACGCAAGAATTTTTAATCAAAGGGAAAAATTATAATGCTTTTATAGCTTTAAATCTTAATGGTCTAAAGTGCTATTTTTTACATAATCTAAATTTCAACCCCTATTTTTAGAAAATCAAGTTATTTTTTTTTCTTGTCTAAAATCACATAAACCATACCGCCAAAGCCTATAAAAACCACCAAAGCAATAAAAATCAATTCTATAATATCTAAGGTATTCATAACTCTTCACTCCTTTGCTTAAGTTGCCCACAAGCCGCTAATATATCAAGCCCTTTGCTTTCTCTAATCGTGCATGTGATACCTTTTTCTCTCATAAATTTTTGAAATTCAAGGGCTTTTTGCATACAAGGACGTTTATAAATGCTTCCTTCATAGGGGTTAAAAAGAATCAAATTGACTTTAGCTTTGATACCATTTAAAAGCTTTACAAGTTCTTTAGCGTGTTCGCGTTTATCATTGATATTGTCAATTAAAAGGTATTCAAACATAATTCTTTTTCTTTGATTGATAGGAAATTCACGAATAGCACTCATAATTGAAGCGATATTATAAGCTTTGTTTATAGGCATGAGCTCTGTTCTTAATGCATCATTGACTGCGTGCAGGGATATTGCAAGTAAAACTCCTAAATTCATTTGTCCTAATTCCTTAATCTGCTTTGCTAAACCACTTGTGCTAATGGTTTGACGACGCGGACTGATTGCAAAAGTATCATTATGAGCTAAAATTCGCACGGCTTTGCTAACATTTTTAAGATTATCTAAGGGTTCTCCCATACCCATATAAACTATATTGACTCGGTGTTCGTAGGGAATTTTATTGTGTTTTTTTATCCATAAAACCTGCCCGACTATCTCTCCAGCACTTAAATTTCT
Encoded here:
- a CDS encoding radical SAM protein, whose protein sequence is MIKTAYTPPHKYLQNAVFKERYIKPNISWRASYLNGKRGISRVFRIPFASLMKKFFLKSYFEKRVLQGKVDLPYLELVLTTKCTMRCESCNNLMQYFEPQKQYASTLQGLKESLEALFKRVDSIQRLRIIGGEPLLFKELPELVEYLEQQDKIYTFSLVSNGTVDFSDDLLKALKHSSKFRKVTISDYSLSPNLKIKREQESILRNLKLYKIPFSLDSSGENAKWTDPGKIYKRNRSKEKIIENFHFCKMPCVSLMSAEGIRNEEGKLKENAHALAPKGAIFVCPVASSLSRLKGLEEFEGDFINLEDEKQRFFDFYAQDFFKACDYCHDWSKPRKQIPIAIQSDTIFKLEP
- a CDS encoding MFS transporter, yielding MPKKQHKFHPNDTKLDKKLVEITENPAFKIALFSMAAMTVLGSVVITSALPTITRHFEEILQNQTSFLEIFAFEHLDILTRLVLTIPAIFVVILSPIAGMLMDKFGKLCFVFPAMIIWTLSGVSGFFLNDIYAILTSRAIFGMATAFIMTGASALLGDYYSYGGFNRRENALSWQGFFCAIGGAIFISIAGYLSSYSWCYPFLVYGLGILITLLAFMYLFEPRKFKFYNHTEVEAKANYWQFFPIYFIGFFIMVIYYISPTQLPYYIEEHLGLDPKYIGVSMSVSAFCYGFFSLSYKVIVKVLNIKQIYILTLFIVGTSFLLLYFIHSYVNVLISLALLGMGGGIMLVNNSAYLFSICPENARARAYGILASCIFLGQFLSPIISQPIVRQIGLIPMFLVWAVVIYAVIVPFFFLKSKNNFN
- the rlmN gene encoding 23S rRNA (adenine(2503)-C(2))-methyltransferase RlmN gives rise to the protein MKKLINILDFLPEELENEIKPMFHVKQLCQWIYQKYVDDFDSMSSLSKDLRLKLGQKYHFSPLQCVNFLQSQDGSIKYLFELNDGLRIEAVLLPMKKEKFDEKGKRISHTKYTLCISSQVGCRSGCSFCLTAKGGLKRNLSAGEIVGQVLWIKKHNKIPYEHRVNIVYMGMGEPLDNLKNVSKAVRILAHNDTFAISPRRQTISTSGLAKQIKELGQMNLGVLLAISLHAVNDALRTELMPINKAYNIASIMSAIREFPINQRKRIMFEYLLIDNINDKREHAKELVKLLNGIKAKVNLILFNPYEGSIYKRPCMQKALEFQKFMREKGITCTIRESKGLDILAACGQLKQRSEEL